In Kushneria marisflavi, the following are encoded in one genomic region:
- a CDS encoding 2-hydroxycarboxylate transporter family protein, with product MSQSDTARAASTPSFKTSVASWRIFGLSLPLFAIALVVLIAAMMLDALPTGMIGALAAMMILGELLGFIGDRMPIVKSYLGGGAILAIFGAAALVYLQWLPESVSDNVTDFMKGGGFLNFYIAALITGSILGMDSKVLVKVGTRFALPLLCSVLFAALFAMGAGLLLGFSPQDAVVVITLPIMGGGMGAGAVPLSQIYEQLLGQPASYYISILVPALALGNVFAIIIAGLLNGLGKRVPSLTGNGQMMPGVEINDHETAPDLGKLGIGVVVALCFYIGGEILGTVIPLHPYALMIILVALVKISGLLPENITDAAAQWFRFVARNWTFALLFGIGIAYTDLGQVIDAISITYVLIVFAVVAGAAFGAGLVGRLVGFYPIEAAITAGLCMANMGGTGDVAVLSAANRMQLMPFAQISSRLGGALILLLSSLLVPLLFA from the coding sequence ATGTCACAGTCTGATACTGCGAGGGCAGCCAGCACCCCCTCCTTCAAAACGTCCGTTGCCTCCTGGCGCATTTTCGGACTTTCCCTGCCCCTGTTTGCCATCGCTCTGGTCGTCCTGATCGCTGCCATGATGCTGGACGCCCTTCCCACCGGCATGATCGGCGCCCTTGCGGCCATGATGATCCTAGGGGAGCTGCTGGGCTTTATCGGCGATCGAATGCCCATCGTGAAAAGCTATCTGGGCGGAGGCGCGATCCTGGCCATTTTCGGCGCGGCGGCGCTGGTCTATCTGCAATGGCTGCCCGAAAGTGTCAGCGACAATGTCACTGATTTCATGAAAGGCGGCGGCTTTCTTAACTTCTATATCGCGGCCCTGATCACCGGCAGCATTCTGGGCATGGACTCGAAGGTGCTGGTCAAGGTCGGCACCCGCTTTGCCCTGCCGCTGCTGTGCTCGGTGCTTTTTGCAGCACTCTTTGCGATGGGCGCGGGGCTGCTGCTGGGCTTTTCTCCCCAGGACGCCGTAGTCGTCATCACCCTGCCCATCATGGGCGGCGGCATGGGTGCAGGTGCCGTTCCGCTGAGCCAGATCTATGAGCAGCTGCTGGGTCAGCCGGCCAGCTACTACATCTCGATTCTGGTACCGGCGCTGGCGCTGGGTAACGTTTTTGCCATCATCATTGCCGGCCTGCTCAACGGACTGGGCAAGCGCGTTCCGTCGCTGACCGGCAATGGCCAGATGATGCCGGGTGTCGAAATCAACGATCACGAGACTGCGCCCGATCTGGGCAAGCTGGGCATCGGCGTTGTGGTCGCCCTGTGCTTTTACATCGGCGGTGAGATTCTGGGTACCGTGATTCCGCTGCACCCCTACGCCCTGATGATCATTCTGGTCGCTCTGGTCAAGATCAGCGGTCTGCTGCCGGAAAACATCACTGATGCGGCAGCCCAGTGGTTTCGCTTTGTGGCCAGGAACTGGACCTTTGCGCTGCTGTTCGGTATCGGCATCGCCTATACCGACCTGGGCCAGGTGATCGATGCCATCTCCATCACCTATGTCCTGATCGTCTTCGCCGTCGTCGCTGGTGCGGCCTTCGGGGCGGGTCTGGTCGGTCGTCTGGTGGGCTTTTATCCGATCGAAGCCGCCATCACGGCCGGACTGTGCATGGCCAACATGGGCGGTACCGGGGACGTGGCGGTGCTGTCAGCAGCCAACCGCATGCAGCTGATGCCCTTTGCGCAGATCTCTTCCCGTCTAGGGGGTGCCCTGATTCTGCTACTTTCAAGCCTGCTGGTGCCGTTGCTGTTTGCCTGA
- a CDS encoding YheU family protein, which translates to MNSGRFVEVPSRMLPADTLNRLLAEFVTRQGYDTTDTGEGERGWIGEVSGQLERGELLIVHDLQTELTEVMTQEQWRAFGRQVADDEEEGDW; encoded by the coding sequence ATGAACAGTGGAAGATTCGTGGAGGTCCCCTCGCGCATGCTGCCGGCGGATACCCTTAACCGGTTGTTGGCGGAGTTTGTCACCCGCCAAGGCTATGACACGACCGATACCGGTGAGGGCGAGCGTGGCTGGATCGGAGAGGTCAGTGGTCAGCTCGAACGCGGTGAGCTTTTGATCGTGCATGATCTGCAGACCGAGCTGACCGAAGTCATGACCCAGGAGCAGTGGCGCGCCTTTGGCCGTCAGGTCGCCGATGACGAAGAAGAGGGCGATTGGTAA
- the zipA gene encoding cell division protein ZipA, which translates to MELREWLIILGLVLVAIILVDGVRRLQRQRRGLRMDLSRDIDSSAPARDPKDIEREERMNWELPNGGARVISRGENEFDDRFDEPDMDTWDEDIDRARERDDVAPARDEDFDDERDMPAYQTRERRGSREVDDPQDREYDHDDDDMEELPPRRRDDFARRLKSVFPFGEGKRAPRQKTRPAEPPREKAPSMTERPADREEVFEDDDPLFASGDRRDPPPDAFDFEREEDMAPRYEPEPEEEMPASHSRFDSARWASRHPVLERAARGMIEGESARTALKDAEEIVVISVMSRDEDGFHGPDLLQLVLACGLRLDDRGVFHRFETESSQSPLQFSMVNVVKPGTFDLEDMEEEATPGVTFLMPMPSAESSREAFEAMFETAMVLVRNLGGELKDENHSVMTGQTVEFARQRVHEFERRWRLHHQAH; encoded by the coding sequence ATGGAATTGAGAGAGTGGCTCATTATCCTGGGGCTGGTTCTCGTCGCCATCATTCTGGTTGACGGTGTACGGCGCCTGCAGCGGCAAAGACGCGGCCTGCGCATGGACCTTTCACGCGATATCGACAGCAGTGCGCCTGCACGTGATCCAAAGGATATCGAACGTGAGGAGCGAATGAACTGGGAACTGCCCAACGGCGGCGCCCGGGTCATCTCCAGGGGTGAGAACGAATTCGACGATCGCTTCGATGAGCCCGACATGGACACATGGGATGAGGATATTGATCGCGCCCGGGAGCGCGACGACGTTGCCCCTGCCCGTGACGAGGACTTCGATGACGAGCGCGATATGCCTGCCTATCAGACCCGAGAGCGGCGCGGCTCGCGCGAGGTTGATGATCCGCAGGATCGCGAATATGACCATGACGACGATGACATGGAGGAACTGCCGCCACGTCGTCGAGATGATTTTGCCCGTCGTCTGAAATCTGTCTTTCCGTTCGGTGAGGGCAAGCGCGCCCCGCGTCAGAAAACACGCCCGGCAGAGCCTCCCCGCGAGAAGGCCCCCTCTATGACCGAGCGCCCGGCCGATCGTGAGGAGGTGTTTGAGGACGACGACCCGCTCTTCGCTTCCGGTGATCGCCGCGACCCGCCTCCCGACGCGTTCGATTTCGAACGTGAAGAGGACATGGCACCGCGTTACGAGCCCGAGCCCGAAGAGGAAATGCCTGCTTCCCATTCACGGTTTGACAGCGCGCGATGGGCATCGCGTCATCCGGTGCTCGAGCGCGCTGCGCGCGGCATGATCGAAGGAGAATCGGCACGCACGGCATTGAAAGACGCCGAAGAGATCGTGGTGATCAGCGTCATGTCTCGTGATGAGGACGGTTTTCACGGTCCTGACCTGCTTCAGCTGGTGCTGGCCTGTGGTCTTCGACTTGATGACCGCGGGGTCTTCCACCGTTTTGAGACCGAGTCCAGCCAGAGCCCGCTGCAGTTTTCGATGGTAAACGTCGTCAAGCCGGGCACCTTTGATCTTGAAGACATGGAAGAAGAAGCCACACCCGGTGTGACCTTCCTGATGCCGATGCCCAGCGCCGAATCCTCGCGCGAGGCGTTTGAAGCCATGTTTGAAACGGCCATGGTGCTGGTGCGCAACTTGGGCGGCGAGCTCAAGGATGAAAATCATAGCGTCATGACCGGGCAGACCGTCGAGTTTGCCCGTCAACGGGTGCATGAGTTCGAGCGTCGCTGGCGGCTGCATCATCAGGCGCACTAA
- the smc gene encoding chromosome segregation protein SMC: MRLTSIKLVGFKSFVDPVTVPFDTDMTAIVGPNGCGKSNVIDAVRWVMGESSAKYLRGESMADVIFNGSTGRKPVGQASIELTFDNREGKLGGAWAQYAEIAVRRLVTREGQSQYFFNGQKCRRRDIADLFLGTGLGPRSYAIIGQGMISRLVEARPEELRATLEEAAGISRYKERRRETENRMRRTTENLERLDDLREELDKQLERLKRQAEAAKRYRELKGREHRLKGELALIRARALREQQRTRDTRVRELENSVERNVLGMRESENRLEQSRSQHDGLAETLDARQRAFYDTGAAIARLEQQLESARAREQQSEADIAAIDRDLTDLARLAGEDEVRYQDITTRLDALSPELEAAREAFEMVEAGLEEAAEREQAALEAWEGFSEQHQNATRSAARAQSDVQRLDGVINDLNARIAQRQKQRDELPEQAALVEEREMAAERLAELDLELETDETRRLELKQGLDDIETRLQVLGSSRDEHHARRSALQGERASLDALIRAALESGDEALDAHLDAFDLSAAPQLAERLQVESGWEAAVDVVLGPWLAARMTDDTRARTALQALSAGRLTLFEEGRAGSLPRANTLAARVTGAEALSELLGRVVTVASDAAAWQAREHLEAGNSVIAPSGLWLGRHWAHRQVSDEQTGSIVVNRQRRDRIDLELGELDERVAEDETQIAALREQRQRDGEALEALYAHQRQQQQGRQTLALEVSQLGTRLEHLRSRDSELEEEIAGLREQLEEQRLNLEQAREQWDQALATVEDNDAQRQQLERARRETREAREAVNARLAPAREAINTLELERQRLSTERQGIEGQRARAGDQRARLEEKREMLQAQREEALEPLEMLRESLDESLHQRTREEQLLNECRDEASAISNTMRELEQKRQGHERELETLREQLEAERMDVQALRLKAEAQEQQLIELGHDSAALEEGLAAGANEQACQEALESTSDKIRRLGAINLAAIEEYEQQLERRDYLQGQHAELTEALDTLNQAIRKIDQETRTRFKQVFEEVNERLGELFPRVFGGGAAWLTLTGDDLLETGVAIMATPPGKKNSTIHLLSGGEKTLTALSLVFAIFQLNPAPFCMLDEVDAPLDDANVGRYAKLVREMSQNVQFIYITHNKIAMEAADRLMGVTMQEPGVSRLVSVGVEEAAELVEV, from the coding sequence ATGCGCCTGACATCGATCAAACTGGTCGGCTTCAAGTCCTTTGTCGACCCGGTGACAGTCCCCTTTGATACCGACATGACTGCCATTGTCGGGCCCAACGGCTGTGGAAAATCCAACGTTATCGATGCCGTACGCTGGGTCATGGGCGAGTCTTCGGCCAAGTACCTGCGCGGCGAGTCGATGGCCGATGTCATCTTCAACGGCTCGACCGGCCGCAAGCCGGTGGGTCAGGCCTCGATCGAGCTGACCTTTGATAATCGCGAAGGCAAGCTGGGCGGGGCCTGGGCACAATATGCCGAGATCGCCGTACGCCGGCTGGTCACTCGTGAGGGGCAGTCCCAGTACTTCTTCAACGGTCAGAAATGCCGCCGCCGTGACATCGCCGATCTCTTTCTGGGCACCGGGCTCGGCCCGCGCTCCTACGCCATCATCGGTCAGGGCATGATCTCCCGACTGGTCGAGGCGCGCCCCGAAGAACTGCGCGCCACGCTGGAAGAGGCGGCTGGCATCTCGCGCTACAAGGAGCGTCGTCGCGAAACCGAAAATCGCATGCGGCGTACCACCGAAAATCTCGAACGTCTGGATGATCTGCGCGAAGAGCTCGACAAGCAGCTTGAGCGCCTCAAGCGTCAGGCCGAGGCCGCCAAACGCTACCGCGAGCTGAAAGGCCGCGAGCATCGCCTCAAGGGCGAGCTGGCCCTCATCCGAGCTCGGGCGCTTCGTGAACAGCAGCGCACCCGTGATACCCGGGTGCGCGAGCTTGAAAACAGCGTCGAGCGTAACGTGCTTGGCATGCGCGAAAGTGAAAATCGCCTTGAGCAGTCCCGCAGCCAGCATGACGGTCTGGCGGAAACCCTGGATGCACGCCAGCGCGCCTTTTATGACACCGGTGCCGCCATCGCACGTCTGGAGCAGCAGCTTGAAAGCGCCCGAGCGCGGGAGCAGCAAAGCGAGGCCGATATTGCCGCCATCGATCGGGACCTGACCGATCTGGCGCGTCTGGCCGGTGAAGATGAGGTGCGCTATCAGGACATCACCACACGCCTTGATGCCCTGTCGCCCGAGCTTGAAGCCGCGCGTGAAGCCTTCGAGATGGTCGAGGCCGGGCTTGAGGAAGCCGCCGAGCGAGAGCAGGCCGCGCTGGAAGCCTGGGAGGGGTTCAGCGAGCAGCATCAAAACGCCACCCGCAGCGCCGCGCGCGCCCAGAGTGATGTGCAGCGTCTTGATGGTGTGATCAATGATCTCAACGCGCGCATCGCTCAGCGCCAGAAGCAGCGAGACGAACTGCCCGAGCAGGCGGCACTTGTCGAAGAGCGCGAGATGGCGGCCGAGCGTCTGGCCGAGCTGGATCTTGAGCTTGAGACCGACGAAACGCGCCGACTTGAGCTCAAACAGGGCCTTGATGACATCGAGACCCGCCTTCAGGTGCTTGGCAGTTCGCGCGATGAGCATCACGCCAGACGCAGTGCCCTGCAGGGCGAACGCGCTTCGCTCGACGCCCTGATTCGTGCCGCGCTCGAAAGCGGCGATGAGGCGCTGGATGCCCATCTGGACGCGTTCGATCTGTCCGCTGCCCCACAACTGGCCGAGCGCCTTCAGGTCGAGTCCGGCTGGGAGGCAGCGGTCGATGTGGTGCTCGGCCCCTGGCTGGCGGCCCGCATGACCGATGACACACGCGCCCGTACTGCCCTGCAGGCGCTGTCGGCGGGCAGGCTGACCCTGTTCGAAGAGGGGCGTGCCGGCTCATTGCCGCGGGCTAACACGCTGGCAGCCAGAGTCACCGGCGCCGAGGCCCTGAGTGAGCTGTTGGGACGGGTGGTCACGGTCGCAAGCGATGCCGCCGCCTGGCAGGCGCGCGAACATCTGGAGGCCGGCAACAGCGTGATCGCACCTTCCGGGCTATGGCTGGGCCGGCACTGGGCGCATCGTCAGGTCAGCGATGAGCAGACCGGCAGCATCGTGGTCAATCGCCAGCGCCGTGACCGCATTGATCTGGAGCTTGGCGAGCTTGATGAACGTGTTGCCGAGGACGAGACGCAGATCGCAGCGCTTCGCGAGCAGCGCCAGCGTGATGGTGAGGCGCTTGAGGCGCTCTACGCGCATCAGCGCCAGCAACAGCAGGGCCGCCAGACGCTGGCGCTGGAGGTGTCACAGCTTGGCACCCGTCTGGAGCATCTGCGCAGTCGTGACAGCGAGCTGGAAGAGGAGATTGCGGGCCTGCGCGAACAGCTTGAGGAGCAGCGACTCAATCTTGAGCAGGCGCGTGAACAGTGGGATCAGGCGCTGGCGACCGTTGAGGACAACGATGCTCAACGTCAGCAACTCGAGCGTGCGCGCCGCGAAACCCGCGAGGCACGCGAAGCCGTCAACGCCCGTCTGGCACCGGCACGCGAGGCCATCAATACGCTGGAGCTTGAGCGTCAGCGACTGAGTACGGAACGACAGGGCATCGAGGGCCAGCGCGCGCGTGCCGGTGATCAGCGCGCGCGTCTGGAAGAAAAGCGCGAGATGCTGCAAGCGCAGCGCGAAGAAGCGCTCGAGCCGCTTGAAATGCTGCGCGAGTCCCTGGATGAGTCACTGCATCAGCGCACGCGTGAGGAGCAGCTGCTCAACGAGTGCCGCGATGAGGCCAGTGCCATCAGCAACACCATGCGTGAACTGGAGCAAAAGCGTCAGGGGCACGAGCGAGAGCTTGAGACCCTGCGCGAACAGCTCGAGGCAGAGCGCATGGATGTTCAGGCACTGCGGCTCAAGGCTGAAGCCCAGGAGCAGCAGCTCATTGAGCTCGGACATGATAGCGCGGCGCTGGAGGAGGGGTTGGCCGCCGGTGCCAATGAGCAGGCCTGTCAGGAGGCGCTTGAGTCGACCAGCGACAAGATTCGCCGGCTGGGCGCGATCAATCTGGCCGCCATCGAGGAATACGAGCAGCAACTCGAGCGTCGCGACTATCTTCAGGGTCAGCATGCCGAGCTGACCGAGGCGCTGGATACCCTGAATCAGGCCATCAGAAAGATCGACCAGGAAACGCGGACACGCTTCAAGCAGGTATTTGAAGAGGTCAACGAGCGTCTGGGTGAGCTCTTTCCGCGCGTCTTCGGCGGTGGAGCGGCCTGGCTGACGCTGACCGGAGATGATCTGCTGGAAACCGGCGTCGCCATCATGGCAACGCCCCCGGGCAAGAAAAACAGCACCATTCATCTGCTCTCCGGCGGAGAAAAGACGCTGACGGCGTTGTCTCTGGTATTTGCGATCTTCCAGCTCAATCCGGCACCCTTTTGCATGCTCGATGAAGTGGATGCGCCGCTGGATGACGCCAACGTGGGGCGTTATGCGAAACTGGTGCGCGAGATGTCACAAAACGTGCAGTTTATCTACATTACACATAACAAGATTGCCATGGAGGCAGCAGACCGCCTGATGGGCGTCACCATGCAGGAGCCGGGCGTGTCCCGATTGGTCTCGGTAGGCGTGGAAGAAGCCGCCGAGCTTGTAGAAGTGTGA
- a CDS encoding LexA family protein, whose translation MSAHTEPRFLHRMPNIPLVEDAWEEIDASELVEVPLLGTVSAGMPMEACADDETVRIPSRMVRRNTYALRVRGDSMIDCNIHDGDIIIIEKLESAENGETAVVLINNQEVTLKKVYIDKSGVRLQPANATMPPIYLKNDDIQVLGLVMGVARRPANTPITAV comes from the coding sequence ATGTCAGCCCATACCGAGCCACGCTTTTTGCACCGCATGCCCAACATCCCGCTGGTCGAGGATGCCTGGGAGGAGATCGATGCCAGCGAGCTGGTGGAAGTCCCTCTGCTCGGTACCGTATCGGCCGGCATGCCAATGGAAGCCTGCGCCGATGATGAAACGGTCCGCATTCCCTCACGCATGGTGCGACGCAACACCTATGCCCTGCGGGTGCGCGGTGACTCGATGATCGACTGCAACATCCACGATGGCGACATCATCATCATCGAAAAGCTCGAGTCCGCCGAAAACGGCGAGACCGCCGTGGTGCTGATCAACAATCAGGAAGTGACACTCAAAAAGGTCTACATCGACAAGTCGGGCGTACGCCTTCAGCCGGCCAACGCCACCATGCCGCCCATCTATCTGAAAAACGACGACATTCAGGTACTGGGACTGGTCATGGGGGTGGCACGCCGTCCGGCCAATACACCGATCACTGCGGTCTGA
- a CDS encoding IMPACT family protein, with product MRYSIPALDQGRWHEETLEVQKSRFIARVAHVTAPEQAQQLIDQARLDHPEASHHCSAFIAGAPNEQNDIGFSDDGEPGGTAGRPMYQVLEGSGFGQVGAVIIRYFGGTKLGTGGLVRAYSKALLQALETLPAQEYVTRRPLWLTTDFALEHELRRWAELNGALVDQALHDASGVTLSVAWPMDQIPDLEGLNSRLKGRLTCHDDAPEIPV from the coding sequence ATGCGTTACTCGATTCCCGCCCTTGATCAGGGGCGCTGGCATGAAGAAACCCTTGAGGTGCAAAAAAGCCGCTTCATTGCGCGCGTGGCCCATGTCACGGCCCCCGAGCAGGCCCAGCAATTGATCGATCAGGCCCGCCTTGATCATCCGGAGGCTTCTCACCACTGTTCGGCCTTTATTGCCGGCGCACCAAACGAACAGAATGACATTGGCTTTTCCGATGATGGTGAGCCCGGCGGCACGGCCGGCCGCCCCATGTACCAGGTACTTGAAGGTAGCGGATTTGGCCAGGTCGGCGCCGTCATCATTCGCTATTTTGGCGGTACCAAACTGGGCACCGGCGGACTGGTGCGAGCCTATTCGAAAGCCCTGCTTCAGGCACTTGAAACACTTCCCGCACAGGAATACGTCACGCGCCGCCCGCTGTGGCTGACCACCGACTTCGCACTGGAACACGAGCTGCGCCGCTGGGCCGAACTTAATGGTGCCCTTGTCGATCAGGCACTGCATGACGCCTCGGGCGTCACTCTTTCCGTGGCCTGGCCCATGGATCAGATACCCGATCTCGAGGGGCTCAATTCACGCCTCAAGGGGCGTTTGACCTGTCATGATGATGCGCCAGAGATACCGGTTTGA
- a CDS encoding tRNA dihydrouridine synthase translates to MEGVIDALTRALLTELGGFDWSVTEFVRVTDARLPPRVFQRICPELEGDSRTPGGTPVYLQLLGAQPDKLGENALVAANLGAPVIDMNFGCPAKTVNRHDGGAALLRTPERVYRAVQGVHEALKGTGVPVTAKLRLGFEDKTLALECARAAEDGGAQRLVVHARTRREGYRPPAHWEWVGRIREQASVPVVVNGDIWTLEDYWRAREASGCQDVMLGRAALADPWLAKRIRHWQLTGERLPDTRWQDRSALLTAYVSRIDPALPSRVVVSLLKQWLNIMRQHDGEAGEHFQRLRRITALEDFMTALQEEAPSSGSDASTPL, encoded by the coding sequence ATGGAAGGTGTAATCGATGCGCTCACACGTGCGCTACTGACCGAGCTGGGCGGGTTCGACTGGAGCGTCACCGAATTCGTGCGCGTCACTGATGCTCGGCTGCCTCCGCGCGTCTTCCAGCGCATTTGTCCCGAGCTTGAAGGCGATAGTCGCACGCCAGGCGGTACACCGGTCTATCTGCAGCTATTGGGCGCCCAGCCCGACAAACTCGGCGAAAATGCGCTGGTGGCCGCCAATCTGGGTGCACCGGTCATCGACATGAATTTTGGCTGCCCGGCCAAAACGGTCAATCGCCACGATGGCGGCGCAGCACTGCTGCGCACGCCCGAGCGCGTGTATCGCGCCGTTCAGGGCGTACATGAGGCACTCAAGGGGACCGGCGTACCGGTGACGGCCAAGCTGCGCCTGGGGTTTGAGGACAAAACCCTGGCGCTGGAATGCGCCCGTGCCGCGGAAGATGGCGGCGCACAGCGTCTGGTTGTACACGCTCGAACTCGCCGCGAAGGGTATCGTCCGCCAGCGCACTGGGAATGGGTGGGCCGCATTCGTGAGCAGGCCAGTGTGCCGGTGGTGGTCAACGGTGATATCTGGACGCTGGAAGACTACTGGCGCGCCCGGGAGGCAAGCGGCTGTCAGGACGTCATGCTGGGCCGTGCCGCGCTGGCCGACCCATGGCTGGCCAAACGCATTCGACACTGGCAATTGACCGGGGAGCGCCTGCCGGACACGCGCTGGCAGGACCGCAGCGCCCTGCTCACAGCCTATGTCTCCCGCATCGATCCAGCCCTGCCTTCCAGGGTCGTCGTGTCACTCTTGAAGCAGTGGCTCAACATTATGCGACAGCATGACGGCGAGGCTGGCGAGCACTTTCAAAGGCTTCGACGTATTACGGCACTGGAGGATTTCATGACCGCCCTGCAGGAAGAAGCGCCCTCTTCAGGCAGTGACGCATCGACACCGCTCTGA
- the csrA gene encoding carbon storage regulator CsrA — MLILTRRVGETLMVGDEITVTVLGVKGNQVRLGVNAPRDVSVHREEIYQRIQQEKGDSESETDPV; from the coding sequence ATGCTCATCCTGACTCGCCGCGTGGGTGAGACACTCATGGTCGGCGATGAAATTACCGTGACCGTGCTCGGCGTCAAGGGCAATCAGGTCCGCCTTGGTGTCAACGCGCCCAGGGATGTTTCCGTGCATCGTGAAGAGATTTATCAGCGCATTCAGCAGGAAAAGGGTGACAGTGAAAGCGAGACCGATCCTGTTTGA
- a CDS encoding aspartate kinase: MALYVQKFGGTSVGSVERIKAVAEKVKGFRDQGHQIVVVVSAMSGETNRLIEMASQINEEPTPREMDMLVSTGEQVTISLLAMALHQLGVKATSYTGAQIGIRTDSAHTRARIQRIETDELRADLDEGQVVVVAGFQGVDSEGNITTLGRGGSDTTGVALAAALKADECQIYTDVDGVYTTDPRVCDKARRLESITVEEMLEMASLGSKVLQIRAVEFAGKYNVPLRVLSSFQDGPGTLITADEEISNMEEPLISGIAFNNNEAKLTVLNTPDVPGVASRILGPISDANIEVDMIVQNVAPTGGYTDFTFTVAKNDFRQTQRILQEQVIPSLGGGEVRGDDKIAKVSLVGVGMRSHAGVATRMFRVLADEGINIRMVSTSEIKISVVIDEKFLELAVRSLHTAFGLDKADVSEES, translated from the coding sequence ATGGCGCTTTACGTACAAAAATTCGGTGGTACTTCGGTAGGCAGCGTTGAGCGAATCAAGGCGGTAGCCGAGAAGGTCAAGGGGTTTCGGGATCAGGGGCATCAGATCGTGGTGGTCGTATCTGCCATGAGCGGTGAAACCAATCGCCTGATCGAAATGGCCTCACAGATCAACGAAGAGCCCACGCCGCGTGAAATGGACATGCTGGTCTCGACCGGTGAGCAGGTGACAATTTCACTGCTGGCCATGGCCCTGCACCAGCTGGGCGTCAAGGCGACGTCCTACACCGGTGCCCAGATCGGCATTCGCACCGACAGCGCCCATACGCGCGCTCGCATTCAGCGCATCGAAACCGATGAACTGCGTGCTGATCTTGATGAAGGTCAGGTTGTGGTGGTGGCAGGCTTTCAGGGGGTCGACAGCGAAGGCAACATCACCACGCTGGGTCGCGGTGGCTCTGACACTACCGGAGTGGCGCTGGCGGCTGCGCTCAAGGCCGATGAATGTCAGATTTATACCGATGTCGATGGCGTCTACACCACCGACCCGCGTGTCTGCGACAAGGCGCGCCGTCTGGAAAGCATCACGGTCGAGGAAATGCTGGAAATGGCCAGCCTCGGCTCCAAGGTACTTCAGATCCGTGCCGTTGAATTTGCCGGCAAATACAACGTCCCGCTACGTGTCCTGTCCTCCTTCCAGGATGGCCCGGGAACCCTGATTACTGCAGACGAAGAGATTTCCAACATGGAAGAGCCGCTGATTTCCGGTATCGCCTTCAACAACAATGAAGCCAAGCTGACCGTTTTGAATACACCTGATGTGCCAGGCGTGGCCTCGCGCATTCTGGGACCAATTTCGGATGCCAATATCGAAGTCGACATGATCGTCCAGAATGTCGCACCGACCGGTGGCTATACCGACTTCACCTTTACGGTGGCCAAAAACGATTTTCGTCAGACCCAGCGTATTTTGCAGGAGCAGGTCATTCCGTCTTTGGGCGGGGGTGAAGTGCGCGGCGACGACAAGATCGCCAAGGTCTCGCTGGTGGGTGTGGGCATGCGCTCTCATGCGGGTGTCGCCACCCGGATGTTCCGGGTACTGGCCGATGAAGGCATCAATATCCGTATGGTTTCCACTTCAGAGATCAAGATCTCCGTCGTTATTGATGAAAAGTTTCTCGAGCTTGCCGTGCGATCACTGCATACCGCTTTTGGCCTCGATAAGGCCGATGTGAGCGAAGAAAGCTAA